One Comamonas sp. 26 genomic region harbors:
- a CDS encoding tripartite tricarboxylate transporter substrate binding protein yields MANTTSTALSKATSHSITRREWLHYSSALLAGTAFAAPLSQASQAQRLGTELRIVIPANPGGGWDQTGRALGAALTSSGMVDRVVYENIGGKGGTIGLSDYTKRYGSDPNSLLIGGMVMVGALALNKASAELNQVQTLARMTSDYLVVAVPADSPIRSPKDLAKAMRENLPAVMIAGGSAGGVDHMYAGMLARVSKANAEQLQYKPFAGGNDVLQSLLQKQVQVGISGYSELREALQSGKLRALGVSSRRAMFGIPSMRDQGMDAEMSNWRTVMTGKNVVPERAKQMLAAIEFASNHDSWKQSLASNNWNASWMTGKALHDFMEIETSTAQLMTYLLKLKS; encoded by the coding sequence AATGGTTGCACTACAGCTCAGCATTGCTCGCCGGTACCGCTTTTGCCGCGCCTTTGTCGCAAGCCAGTCAGGCTCAGCGACTGGGCACCGAGCTGCGCATCGTCATTCCCGCCAATCCCGGCGGCGGCTGGGACCAGACCGGCCGTGCACTGGGCGCGGCGCTGACCAGCAGCGGTATGGTGGACAGGGTTGTCTATGAAAACATTGGCGGCAAGGGAGGCACCATAGGCCTTTCCGACTACACCAAGCGCTACGGCAGCGACCCCAACAGCCTGTTGATTGGCGGCATGGTCATGGTGGGCGCACTGGCGCTAAACAAGGCATCGGCCGAGTTGAATCAGGTCCAGACTCTGGCACGCATGACCAGCGACTATCTGGTAGTGGCCGTGCCCGCCGATTCGCCCATCCGCAGCCCCAAGGATCTGGCCAAGGCCATGCGTGAAAACCTGCCCGCAGTGATGATTGCAGGAGGCTCCGCCGGTGGTGTGGACCATATGTATGCCGGCATGCTGGCCCGGGTCTCCAAAGCCAACGCCGAGCAGCTGCAGTACAAGCCCTTCGCTGGCGGCAACGATGTGCTGCAGTCTCTGCTGCAAAAACAGGTGCAAGTAGGGATTTCGGGCTATAGCGAACTGCGCGAGGCACTGCAAAGCGGCAAGCTGCGCGCGCTGGGTGTCTCTTCGCGCCGCGCCATGTTCGGCATTCCTTCCATGCGCGATCAAGGCATGGATGCTGAGATGTCCAACTGGCGCACCGTGATGACAGGCAAGAATGTGGTACCAGAGCGTGCCAAGCAAATGCTGGCTGCTATCGAATTTGCGAGCAACCATGACAGCTGGAAGCAGAGTCTGGCCAGCAACAACTGGAACGCCTCATGGATGACCGGCAAGGCCCTGCACGACTTCATGGAGATCGAGACCTCCACTGCGCAGCTGATGACCTACCTGCTCAAGCTCAAGAGCTAA
- a CDS encoding ketopantoate reductase family protein: MNSSENPRSSPLSVAVMGAGSVGCYFGALLARAGHSVTLIGRASHMQAINEHGLRLQTATEDIHVPLATSTSADAVSEADVVLFCVKSTDTEAAAAQIKPHLARHTQVLSLQNGVDNDQRLRQVLGNQPVAAAVVYVATAMAGLGHVRHFGRGELVIAPCPQGDAIAQQFSAAHIPTQVSGSVLAALWQKLIINCVYNALSALTQQPYGWLVAQDGVPAVMQDIASECKAVALADGVQLSADIDEAVAAIARTMPQQLSSTAQDLARAKPTEIDHLNGYVVRRGQALGIATPANRLLQVLVQLKQTAAKTEQL; this comes from the coding sequence ATGAACTCTTCTGAAAACCCTCGCTCTAGCCCCCTGTCCGTCGCCGTCATGGGCGCGGGCTCGGTGGGTTGCTACTTTGGCGCCCTGCTGGCGCGCGCAGGCCACTCCGTCACGCTGATTGGCCGTGCATCCCATATGCAGGCCATTAACGAGCACGGCCTGAGGCTGCAGACCGCCACGGAAGACATTCATGTGCCTTTGGCCACCAGCACATCGGCCGATGCCGTCTCAGAGGCTGATGTGGTGTTGTTCTGCGTCAAATCCACCGACACAGAAGCCGCAGCCGCGCAGATCAAACCCCACCTTGCCCGCCACACCCAGGTACTGAGCCTGCAAAACGGCGTGGACAACGACCAGCGCCTGCGCCAGGTGCTGGGCAACCAGCCCGTGGCCGCTGCCGTGGTCTATGTGGCAACCGCCATGGCCGGGCTGGGCCATGTGCGCCACTTCGGCAGAGGCGAACTGGTGATTGCGCCCTGCCCGCAAGGCGATGCCATTGCGCAGCAGTTCAGCGCCGCGCACATCCCCACCCAGGTTTCGGGCAGCGTGCTGGCTGCGCTGTGGCAAAAGCTCATCATCAACTGCGTGTACAACGCACTGTCCGCCCTCACCCAGCAGCCCTATGGCTGGCTGGTGGCGCAGGATGGCGTGCCTGCCGTCATGCAAGACATTGCCAGCGAATGCAAGGCCGTGGCTTTGGCAGATGGTGTACAGCTGTCGGCCGACATCGACGAGGCAGTCGCCGCGATTGCACGCACCATGCCGCAACAGCTGTCTTCCACCGCGCAAGATCTGGCACGCGCCAAGCCCACGGAGATCGACCATCTCAACGGCTATGTGGTGCGACGCGGGCAGGCGCTGGGCATTGCCACACCAGCCAATCGTCTGCTGCAAGTGCTGGTGCAGCTCAAGCAAACAGCTGCAAAAACCGAACAACTATGA
- a CDS encoding helix-turn-helix domain-containing protein yields MSSKENAAINQLFEKLECRYALRVLWALRDGHPQTFRLLQDSVGGITPNTLNTRIKELRECGLLEHGSDGYTVTLTGQDLLKRLSDVQAFANRWVAARAKK; encoded by the coding sequence ATGAGCTCCAAAGAAAACGCCGCCATCAACCAGCTGTTCGAGAAGCTCGAATGCCGCTATGCGCTGCGCGTGCTGTGGGCTCTGCGGGATGGACATCCCCAGACCTTCCGTCTGCTGCAAGACAGCGTCGGCGGCATCACCCCGAACACCCTGAACACCCGTATCAAGGAATTGCGAGAGTGCGGCCTGCTGGAGCACGGCAGCGACGGCTACACAGTGACCCTGACCGGTCAGGACCTGCTCAAGCGCCTGTCTGATGTGCAGGCCTTTGCCAACCGCTGGGTTGCAGCACGCGCCAAGAAGTAA
- a CDS encoding FKBP-type peptidyl-prolyl cis-trans isomerase codes for MFDVELLGSKAAPVLQIEDTVVGDGAEATRGARVTVHYTGWLYKDGVQGAKFDSSKDRNDPFQFQLGAGMVIKGWDQGVQGMKVGGQRTLIIPAELGYGARGAGGVIPPNATLKFDVELLAV; via the coding sequence ATGTTTGACGTGGAACTGCTGGGCAGCAAGGCTGCGCCCGTGCTGCAAATCGAAGACACCGTCGTGGGCGACGGCGCTGAAGCCACACGCGGTGCACGCGTGACCGTGCACTACACCGGCTGGTTGTACAAAGACGGCGTGCAAGGCGCCAAGTTTGATTCCAGCAAAGACCGCAATGACCCCTTCCAGTTCCAATTGGGTGCGGGCATGGTCATAAAGGGATGGGACCAGGGCGTGCAAGGCATGAAGGTGGGCGGTCAGCGCACCTTGATCATTCCTGCAGAGCTGGGCTACGGCGCTCGCGGGGCAGGCGGCGTGATTCCTCCCAACGCGACTCTGAAGTTTGATGTGGAACTGCTGGCTGTCTAA
- a CDS encoding VC_2705 family sodium/solute symporter, protein MPERPAPSSAYHWRLHRILFLYVLGVAGFVLTMLWAEGRGLSRHWIGPIFLFCTVMVYAGIGVYTRTSDAEEYFVAGRRIPAFYNGMAAAADWMSAASFISLSGALYLQGFSGAGTQPGGLAYVLGWTGGFCLVGMLIAPYLRAMNLYTVPDFFQARFGGRWPRIIAALAAITCSFTYVVAQIYGVGLIAARLTGVQFEIGIMLGLGGVLLCSFLGGMRAITWTQVAQYVVILLAFMLPVSWLAYKQLGNPLAPAAYTQQLGKIAQLEQQLLASEAEQSVLEAYRTRAQVLQAKLRDVPNVLTAERQALSEHIRELRTSSGNIGAIMAASRELAAMPKDEAAARERWMRELREAYERAKPLGGMPLQSQPFAGDPHGTSEEQQTYEHSRRNFLALMFCLMVGTAGLPHLLTRYYTVPTVSAARSSVAWTLFFIGLLYLCAPALAVLVKYEVMNNLVGTHFDALPNWIAQWSRVDGSLLAVEDINGDGILQFGEIRMGADLIMLVTPELGGMPYVVSGLVAAGGLAAALSTADGLLLTISNALVRDLYFQERQRVDTARKRRISPEQRVILSKFALMLVALSAAFVAARRSSDILPMVSASFSLAASAFVPAMVMGIFWRGTTRRGAVAGMLLGLAVTVYYMLTHVQGLQGVLPAALRVEGLWWGIQPISAGVFGVPAGFATTFLVSWWELRRSKASFNT, encoded by the coding sequence ATGCCTGAGCGGCCCGCACCGAGCAGCGCCTATCACTGGCGGCTGCATCGCATTCTTTTCCTCTATGTGCTGGGTGTGGCAGGCTTTGTGCTGACCATGCTCTGGGCCGAAGGGCGCGGCCTGTCGCGCCACTGGATCGGGCCCATTTTTCTGTTTTGCACTGTGATGGTGTATGCGGGCATCGGTGTCTACACACGCACCAGTGATGCCGAAGAGTATTTCGTCGCCGGGCGGCGTATACCGGCTTTTTACAACGGCATGGCAGCGGCTGCGGACTGGATGAGCGCTGCATCGTTCATCAGCCTCTCTGGCGCGCTGTATCTGCAAGGTTTTTCGGGGGCGGGCACCCAGCCGGGCGGCCTAGCCTATGTGCTGGGCTGGACTGGGGGCTTCTGCCTCGTCGGCATGCTGATTGCTCCCTATCTGCGGGCCATGAATCTCTACACCGTGCCTGACTTTTTTCAGGCCCGGTTTGGCGGGCGCTGGCCGCGCATCATTGCCGCGCTGGCGGCCATTACCTGCTCGTTTACCTATGTGGTGGCGCAAATCTACGGTGTGGGCCTGATTGCGGCACGGCTGACGGGCGTGCAGTTCGAGATCGGCATCATGCTGGGGCTGGGCGGTGTATTGCTGTGCTCGTTCTTGGGAGGTATGCGCGCCATTACCTGGACGCAGGTGGCGCAATACGTGGTGATCTTGCTGGCATTCATGCTGCCGGTGTCATGGCTGGCTTATAAGCAATTGGGCAACCCTTTGGCTCCAGCAGCCTATACCCAGCAACTGGGCAAAATTGCACAGCTGGAGCAGCAACTGCTGGCGTCCGAGGCCGAGCAGTCTGTACTGGAGGCCTATCGCACCCGCGCTCAGGTGCTGCAGGCCAAGCTGCGCGATGTGCCCAATGTGCTGACGGCAGAGCGCCAGGCGCTGAGCGAGCATATCCGCGAGCTGCGTACCAGCAGCGGCAATATCGGTGCCATCATGGCCGCCAGCCGTGAACTGGCTGCTATGCCCAAGGATGAAGCAGCCGCGCGTGAGCGCTGGATGCGTGAGTTGCGCGAAGCCTATGAGAGGGCCAAGCCGCTGGGCGGCATGCCGCTGCAAAGCCAGCCTTTTGCGGGCGACCCGCATGGCACGTCTGAGGAGCAGCAGACCTATGAACACAGTCGCCGTAACTTTCTGGCGCTGATGTTCTGCCTGATGGTAGGCACGGCTGGCTTGCCGCATCTGCTCACCCGCTATTACACGGTGCCTACGGTGTCGGCAGCGCGCAGCTCGGTGGCGTGGACGCTGTTCTTTATCGGCCTGCTGTATCTGTGCGCGCCTGCGCTGGCGGTGCTGGTCAAGTACGAGGTGATGAACAACCTGGTCGGTACGCACTTTGATGCCTTGCCCAACTGGATTGCCCAGTGGTCCCGGGTCGATGGATCGCTGTTAGCGGTCGAAGACATCAATGGCGATGGCATTTTGCAGTTTGGTGAGATTCGCATGGGGGCCGACCTCATCATGCTGGTCACGCCCGAGCTGGGTGGCATGCCCTATGTGGTCTCGGGCCTGGTGGCGGCTGGCGGGCTTGCGGCAGCGCTATCCACGGCGGATGGTTTGCTGCTGACCATCAGCAACGCGCTGGTGCGGGATCTGTATTTTCAGGAGCGCCAGCGTGTGGATACGGCTCGCAAACGCCGTATCTCGCCTGAGCAGCGCGTGATTTTGTCCAAATTTGCACTGATGCTGGTGGCGCTGTCTGCAGCCTTTGTGGCGGCGCGGCGCTCATCAGACATTTTGCCCATGGTCTCGGCCTCGTTCTCGCTTGCTGCATCGGCCTTTGTGCCTGCCATGGTGATGGGCATCTTCTGGCGCGGCACCACCAGGCGCGGGGCGGTGGCCGGCATGCTGCTGGGACTGGCCGTTACCGTGTATTACATGCTCACCCATGTACAAGGCCTGCAAGGCGTATTGCCAGCAGCTTTGCGTGTTGAGGGGTTGTGGTGGGGCATTCAGCCCATATCAGCAGGTGTGTTTGGTGTGCCTGCGGGCTTTGCCACGACATTCCTGGTCAGCTGGTGGGAGCTGCGCCGTTCTAAAGCCAGCTTTAATACTTAA
- a CDS encoding DUF4212 domain-containing protein → MQTHHAPSHDDAVSDASLRAFDAFDALGNPVEVTFPPDLHDTHHLRLKALLLTVWVVFSFGTSYFARDLQALMPGWSAAYWMAAQGAVLMFLLIIVVYCVAMDYFERQQARDEARKEASEHDATSSATDFHA, encoded by the coding sequence ATGCAGACGCACCACGCGCCTTCGCATGACGATGCCGTGTCGGATGCCTCTTTGCGGGCATTCGACGCTTTCGATGCATTGGGCAATCCGGTAGAAGTCACTTTTCCGCCGGACTTGCACGACACACACCACCTGAGACTCAAGGCCTTGCTGCTGACCGTCTGGGTGGTTTTTTCATTTGGCACCAGCTATTTCGCACGTGATCTGCAGGCGCTGATGCCGGGCTGGTCTGCGGCTTACTGGATGGCGGCCCAAGGGGCGGTCCTGATGTTCCTGCTCATCATCGTGGTCTATTGTGTGGCCATGGATTATTTTGAGCGCCAGCAAGCGCGTGACGAGGCCCGCAAAGAGGCTTCAGAGCACGACGCAACATCCTCCGCTACTGATTTTCATGCCTGA
- the ppsA gene encoding phosphoenolpyruvate synthase, producing MSQLFEATALVVPFEKLRMTDVESVGGKNASLGEMISQLPQGVRVPTGFATTAHAFREFLAFEGLAGKISAKLAALDVDDVRALAAVGAEIRAMVESQPFPADLEAAIRADFITLQAGNPAASFAVRSSATAEDLPDASFAGQQETFLNVVGIEDVLHKMKEVFASLYNDRAISYRVHKGFEHDVVALSAGVQRMVRSDLGAAGVMFTIDTESGFEDVVFITSSYGLGETVVQGAVNPDEFYVHKPMLKAGNKALIRRNLGSKLIQMVFSSAEEKAADGKLVKTTDVAHELRNRYSLTDADVEQLARYALVIEEHYGRPMDIEWGKDGTDGQLYILQARPETVKSQSKGQAELRYKLKSTGTVLAEGRAIGQKIGTGPVRLVSDISQMDQVQAGDVLVTDMTDPNWEPVMKKASAIVTNRGGRTCHAAIIARELGIPAVVGCGNATDLLKAGTLVTVSCSEGDTGKIYDGVLDTEVTEVKRGEMPAIKTKIMMNVGNPQLAFDFAQLPNEGVGLARVEFIINNNIGVHPKAILDYPAVDADLKKAVESVARGHASPRAFYVDKVAEGVATIAAAFWPKPVIVRMSDFKSNEYRKLIGGSRYEPEEENPMLGFRGAARYISKEFGEAFKMECEALHRVREDMGLTNVQIMIPFVRTLGQAKRVTELLAENGLKRGENGLKFIMMCEVPSNAILADEFLEYFDGFSIGSNDLTQLTLGLDRDSGLELLAADFDERDPAVKKMLELAITACLKQDKYVGICGQGPSDHPDFALWLAEKGIKSISLNPDSVVATWQRLAQ from the coding sequence ATGTCTCAACTGTTCGAAGCGACCGCATTAGTCGTTCCGTTTGAAAAACTGAGAATGACCGACGTTGAGTCGGTCGGCGGCAAAAACGCCTCGCTGGGCGAAATGATCTCGCAACTGCCCCAGGGCGTGCGCGTTCCTACCGGCTTTGCGACGACGGCTCATGCCTTCCGCGAATTCCTGGCCTTTGAAGGTCTGGCCGGCAAGATTTCCGCCAAGCTGGCTGCGCTGGATGTGGACGATGTCCGCGCTCTGGCCGCTGTGGGCGCTGAAATCCGCGCCATGGTGGAAAGCCAGCCTTTCCCTGCCGATCTGGAAGCCGCCATCCGCGCTGACTTCATCACGCTGCAAGCGGGCAACCCTGCCGCTTCGTTCGCCGTGCGCTCTTCCGCCACAGCAGAAGACTTGCCCGATGCATCGTTCGCAGGTCAGCAAGAAACCTTCCTGAACGTGGTGGGCATCGAAGACGTGCTGCACAAGATGAAGGAAGTGTTCGCGTCGCTATACAACGACCGCGCTATCTCTTACCGCGTGCACAAGGGCTTTGAGCACGATGTGGTGGCCTTGTCCGCTGGCGTGCAGCGCATGGTGCGTTCCGATCTGGGTGCTGCCGGCGTGATGTTCACCATCGACACCGAGTCTGGCTTTGAAGATGTGGTGTTCATCACTTCCAGCTATGGCCTGGGTGAAACCGTGGTGCAGGGCGCTGTGAACCCTGACGAGTTCTACGTGCACAAGCCCATGCTCAAGGCTGGCAACAAGGCTTTGATTCGCCGTAATCTGGGCTCCAAGCTGATCCAGATGGTCTTTTCTTCGGCTGAAGAGAAGGCTGCTGACGGCAAGCTGGTCAAGACTACCGATGTGGCCCACGAACTGCGCAACCGCTATTCGCTGACCGACGCTGATGTCGAACAGCTGGCGCGCTACGCTCTGGTGATCGAAGAACACTACGGTCGTCCCATGGACATCGAGTGGGGCAAGGACGGCACCGATGGTCAGCTCTACATCCTTCAGGCACGCCCTGAAACCGTGAAGAGCCAGTCCAAGGGCCAAGCCGAGCTGCGCTACAAGCTCAAGAGCACAGGCACCGTGCTGGCCGAAGGCCGTGCCATTGGTCAGAAGATTGGTACCGGCCCTGTGCGTCTGGTGTCCGACATCTCGCAGATGGATCAAGTGCAAGCTGGCGATGTACTGGTGACCGACATGACCGACCCCAACTGGGAACCCGTCATGAAGAAGGCTTCGGCCATCGTCACCAACCGCGGAGGCCGTACCTGCCACGCTGCCATCATTGCGCGTGAACTGGGTATCCCCGCCGTGGTGGGTTGCGGCAACGCCACCGACCTGCTCAAGGCTGGCACTCTGGTGACCGTGTCCTGCTCCGAAGGCGACACCGGCAAGATCTATGACGGCGTGCTGGATACCGAAGTGACCGAGGTCAAGCGCGGTGAAATGCCTGCCATCAAGACCAAGATCATGATGAATGTGGGCAACCCCCAGCTGGCTTTTGACTTTGCTCAGTTGCCCAATGAAGGCGTGGGTCTGGCCCGTGTTGAGTTCATCATCAACAACAACATCGGCGTGCACCCCAAGGCCATCCTGGACTACCCTGCTGTGGATGCCGACCTGAAGAAGGCCGTGGAGTCCGTGGCCCGTGGCCATGCATCGCCCCGCGCTTTCTACGTGGACAAGGTTGCTGAAGGTGTGGCTACCATTGCCGCTGCATTCTGGCCCAAGCCCGTCATCGTGCGCATGTCGGACTTCAAGTCCAACGAGTACCGCAAGCTGATCGGTGGCAGCCGCTACGAACCCGAGGAAGAGAACCCCATGTTGGGCTTCCGTGGCGCAGCCCGCTACATTTCCAAGGAATTCGGCGAAGCGTTCAAGATGGAATGCGAAGCTCTGCACCGCGTGCGTGAAGACATGGGCCTGACGAATGTGCAGATCATGATCCCCTTCGTGCGTACGCTGGGTCAGGCCAAGCGCGTGACTGAGCTGCTGGCTGAAAATGGCCTGAAGCGCGGCGAGAACGGCCTGAAGTTCATCATGATGTGCGAAGTGCCTTCGAACGCCATTCTGGCGGACGAGTTCCTCGAGTACTTCGACGGCTTCTCCATCGGCTCCAACGATCTGACACAGCTGACCCTGGGTTTGGACCGTGACTCCGGTCTGGAACTGCTGGCTGCTGACTTTGACGAACGCGACCCTGCAGTCAAGAAGATGCTGGAGCTGGCGATTACCGCCTGCCTGAAGCAAGATAAGTACGTGGGCATCTGCGGTCAGGGCCCTTCGGATCACCCTGACTTCGCCCTGTGGTTGGCAGAAAAGGGTATCAAGTCGATCTCGCTGAACCCCGACAGCGTTGTTGCCACTTGGCAGCGTCTGGCTCAATAA
- a CDS encoding pyruvate, water dikinase regulatory protein — protein sequence MHTHTIFVISDGTGITAETFGTAIMAQFDSKPRLIRIPFVDSMDKIHQAVRQINHVADVENKKPIIFTTLVNQEMLEFLEANSKGKLFDMFGTFVRPLEVELGQKSLHRVGRFADISESKEYLERMEAINYTLAHDDGQTHTDLTGADVILVGVSRSGKTPTSLYLAMQFGLKVANYPLIPEDFERKQLPPALEPFRKKLFGLTIQPERLSSIRNERRPDSKYASLQNCRYEVAEAESMMRRSGIEWLSSTTKSIEEIATTILQEVLPQHLGH from the coding sequence ATGCATACCCATACGATTTTTGTCATTTCTGACGGCACAGGCATCACGGCTGAAACCTTTGGCACAGCCATCATGGCCCAGTTCGACAGCAAGCCGCGTCTGATTCGCATCCCTTTTGTGGACTCGATGGACAAGATTCATCAGGCCGTTCGCCAGATCAATCATGTGGCGGATGTGGAAAACAAGAAGCCCATCATCTTCACCACGCTGGTCAATCAGGAGATGCTGGAATTTCTGGAAGCCAACAGCAAGGGCAAGCTGTTTGACATGTTCGGCACCTTTGTGCGCCCACTGGAGGTGGAGCTGGGCCAGAAATCGCTGCACCGCGTGGGCCGCTTTGCCGATATCAGCGAGAGCAAAGAATATCTGGAGCGCATGGAGGCCATCAATTACACACTGGCCCATGACGACGGCCAGACCCATACCGACCTGACCGGTGCAGACGTGATTCTGGTGGGCGTGAGCCGCTCAGGCAAGACGCCAACCAGCCTGTACCTGGCCATGCAGTTTGGCCTGAAGGTAGCTAACTACCCGCTGATCCCCGAAGACTTTGAACGCAAGCAGCTGCCGCCCGCGCTGGAGCCCTTCCGCAAAAAACTGTTTGGCCTGACGATTCAGCCCGAGCGCCTGTCCAGCATCCGCAACGAGCGCCGTCCTGACTCCAAGTACGCCAGCCTGCAGAACTGCCGCTATGAAGTGGCCGAGGCCGAATCCATGATGCGCCGCAGTGGCATCGAGTGGCTCTCCAGCACCACCAAGTCGATTGAAGAAATCGCTACGACCATCCTGCAGGAAGTGCTGCCTCAACATCTGGGGCATTGA
- a CDS encoding LysR family transcriptional regulator → MPNLRAIETFVKALEGGSIASAARQLGISPAAASQNIARLERDLGTRLITRTTRSMALTEAGERYLASVAPVLEALEKAQSDLSLLHGQLQGRLRIACMSAFGRHVLAPLLPAFTARHPQLEIELLIADRYVDVLKEDVDISLCYRDVLEPGMSVRLLASVPRILCASPQYLQQHGSPQTAQELLEHACLLYRRERDGRLMRWPFMRDGLRSDPPQRIAVIGNDINALVEFAAAGGGIVWAGSFIVHELVRQGRLQPLDLKPARKGQLQFEHAPLDFFACFRDRQYVPAKVRALVDYLLEQLPAQAKLRWPVPDRSD, encoded by the coding sequence ATGCCGAATCTGCGAGCCATAGAAACCTTTGTCAAAGCGCTGGAGGGCGGCTCCATCGCTTCGGCCGCGCGCCAGCTGGGCATTTCGCCGGCCGCCGCCAGCCAGAATATTGCGCGACTGGAGCGTGATCTGGGCACGCGGCTGATCACGCGAACCACCAGGTCCATGGCGCTGACCGAAGCCGGTGAGCGCTATCTGGCAAGCGTGGCCCCGGTGCTTGAGGCGCTGGAAAAAGCCCAGTCCGACCTGTCGCTTCTGCACGGTCAGCTGCAAGGCCGGCTGCGCATTGCCTGCATGTCGGCTTTTGGTCGCCATGTGCTGGCACCGCTGCTGCCGGCTTTTACCGCTCGCCACCCGCAGCTGGAGATCGAGCTGTTGATTGCCGACCGCTATGTGGACGTGCTCAAGGAGGATGTAGATATCAGCCTGTGCTACCGCGATGTGCTGGAGCCCGGCATGTCAGTGCGGTTGCTGGCTTCGGTGCCGCGCATTCTGTGCGCCTCACCCCAGTATCTGCAGCAGCATGGCAGCCCGCAGACGGCGCAAGAGCTGCTCGAGCATGCCTGTCTGCTCTACCGGCGCGAGCGCGATGGCCGGCTGATGCGCTGGCCTTTTATGCGTGACGGTCTGCGCAGCGATCCTCCGCAGCGCATTGCGGTGATTGGCAACGACATCAATGCCCTGGTGGAATTTGCGGCCGCTGGCGGTGGCATTGTCTGGGCTGGCAGCTTCATCGTGCATGAGTTGGTGCGCCAGGGCCGGCTGCAGCCGCTGGACTTGAAGCCAGCGCGCAAGGGGCAACTGCAGTTCGAGCATGCGCCGCTGGACTTTTTTGCCTGTTTCAGAGACCGGCAATATGTGCCGGCCAAGGTGCGCGCCCTGGTGGACTATCTGCTGGAACAGTTGCCCGCTCAGGCGAAGCTGCGCTGGCCCGTGCCGGACCGAAGCGACTGA
- a CDS encoding DUF2798 domain-containing protein — protein sequence MSSSLSKPAGPKLHKRYTPYVFAFYMAGIMAFLMSCTIVAANSGLGSGFLQRVLSAYALAMPVAFCCVVLVRPLVLRLVALTVHSH from the coding sequence ATGAGCTCTTCCCTCTCCAAGCCCGCGGGCCCTAAGCTGCACAAGCGCTACACCCCTTATGTCTTCGCCTTCTACATGGCGGGCATCATGGCTTTTCTGATGTCCTGCACCATCGTGGCGGCCAACAGCGGTCTGGGCAGCGGCTTTCTGCAGCGCGTGCTCAGCGCCTATGCCCTGGCCATGCCCGTGGCATTTTGCTGTGTGGTGCTGGTACGGCCCTTGGTGCTAAGGCTGGTAGCGCTCACCGTGCACAGTCATTGA
- a CDS encoding heme ABC transporter ATP-binding protein, with translation MSAASQMGSQIECRNLGVGVAKGPRLATVDVQIQAGRFTAILGPNGAGKSTLMSMLVGERAPQAGQVLLDGVELSSHPVERLARRRSVMPQDCSVAFDFTAQEVVELGRYPHRNQPGAEEAQIPAEAMVLTGVDHLAQRSINTLSGGERARAHLARALAQIWQAPADGAARWLLLDEPTAALDLAHQHHAMRLLRDWASQRGVGVVAVLHDLNLALRYADDVLVLGGAAGVSWGATQEVLQPELIQRVWDMQCDPVRSSDGALQYLFVAGSAMAA, from the coding sequence ATGAGTGCCGCGTCACAGATGGGTTCACAGATCGAATGCCGCAATCTGGGCGTAGGCGTGGCCAAAGGTCCGCGTCTGGCCACGGTCGATGTGCAGATTCAGGCCGGGCGCTTTACCGCCATCCTCGGCCCCAATGGTGCGGGCAAATCCACGCTGATGTCCATGCTGGTGGGCGAGCGCGCTCCGCAGGCCGGGCAGGTGCTGCTGGATGGGGTGGAGCTGTCGAGCCACCCGGTTGAGAGGCTGGCCCGTCGCCGCTCCGTCATGCCTCAGGATTGCAGCGTGGCGTTTGACTTTACGGCGCAGGAAGTGGTGGAGCTGGGGCGCTACCCGCACCGCAACCAGCCCGGTGCTGAAGAAGCACAAATTCCGGCCGAGGCCATGGTACTAACGGGTGTTGACCATCTGGCCCAGCGCAGCATCAATACATTGTCTGGCGGCGAGCGTGCCCGCGCCCATCTGGCAAGGGCACTGGCGCAAATCTGGCAGGCACCTGCCGATGGCGCTGCCCGCTGGCTACTGCTGGATGAACCCACGGCTGCGCTTGACCTAGCCCACCAGCACCACGCCATGCGCCTGCTGCGCGACTGGGCGAGCCAGCGCGGTGTGGGCGTAGTAGCGGTCTTGCACGACTTGAACCTGGCCCTGCGCTATGCCGACGATGTGCTAGTGCTGGGCGGAGCTGCTGGCGTGAGCTGGGGAGCAACGCAAGAGGTGCTGCAGCCTGAGCTGATTCAGCGCGTGTGGGACATGCAATGCGACCCGGTGCGCAGCAGCGACGGCGCGCTGCAATATCTTTTTGTAGCGGGTAGCGCAATGGCTGCCTGA